Part of the Sulfuricella denitrificans skB26 genome is shown below.
GGCATGGCAGTGACAAAATTGCCGCTGGCCACCCGGATATCGGCGCCCGCCATCGGCGAATTAGCGAGTCCCATGGAAAGCAGCGCCTCGATCTCCACCCGCACCGTACCGGCGGCCTCCTTGACACATTTCAGGGCGTCATCGTCAGTGACGCGCATTCCCCCTGCATAGCGAATCGCAGCGCCGCGCTCGGTCAGTTCCTCCTCGATCTGCGGCCGTGCGCCATGCACCAGCACCAACCGTACGCCGAGGCTGTTGAGCAAATTGATGTCATGAGCCAGCGCAATGAACTGGCCTTCGCTTACCACCTCGCCGCCAAAAGCAACAACGAAAGTCTTGCCGCGAAAGGCATGGATATAGGGCGCGGCCGAGCGAAACCACGCCACAAAATGAGTTCTGAGTTCTGAGTGCTGTGTACCGACAGGCATCGAAAGCTAATCCGTTATCAAATCAAAGCATTCCATCGCAAGGGTAAAGTGTACCCCAATCCCTTCACCTAGCGCCAACCCGTACACCGGGCTTATATAGACTTGGCTCTTAAAAATCGCCCCATAGCGTCTGCATCGCCGCCAAAGCTGCCAGTGCCGCCGTCTCGGTGCGCAGGACGCGCGCGCCCAGCCGCACCGGGGTGAAGCCGTAACGCTGCGCCATCTCGGCTTCCGATGGGGAAAGACCGCCTTCAGGACCGATCAGCAAAGTGACATTGCCAGTGGGTTTAGGCAGGTCACGCAACCCGACTTCGCCAACAGGCGACAGCATCAGGCGCAGTCCCGGCCCATCCTGCTGTCCCAGCCAATCAAGCAGCGGACGTATCGGAGCGACCTCGGGCACCTGGTTGCGGCCGCTCTGCTCACAGGCCGCAATCACCACGCCCTGCCAATGAACCACGCGCTTTTCCGCCCGCTCACCCGACAGCCGCACCACGCTGCGCTCGCTCGCCAGTGGCTGGATATTGCCTATGCCCAGTTCCACCGCCTTTTGCAGGGTGAAATCCATTTTTTCACCGGCCGAAATCGCCTGGGCAAGCTGAACTTTCAGCGGCGATTCACGCTCGACGGTATGCCAGCCCTCGATTTCCACGGTAACATTACGCTTGCCGATTTCCGTGATGCGCGCCTCGCCTTCTCCACCGCACCCGTTGAACACGCTAAGCCTGTCGCCGGTTTGAAGACGCAAAACCCGCGCAGCATGATGCGCGGCCTGCTCCGGCAGTTCGGCCATGGCGCTTTGGGCTAAAATTTCCGGGCAGTAAAAGCGGGGAGTGGTCATCTTGTTTCTGCACTATATATAAGATGCTCTCATGATAAACTAAATCAATTGGCATCCATCAAGCAGGAGTATCGAAAAAATGGTTAGTTTGCAGACACCGGTTTGCGATTTCGGCTGGAAAGCCCTGGATTTTGACTTGCCCGGGGTGGACGGCAAACGCTATAACCTGGCCAGTGCGCGCGGACCCAAGGGTCTGCTGGTCATGTTCATCTGTAACCATTGCCCTTACGTCCAGGCAATTCGCGACCGCCTCGTGCGCGACTGCCGGGAGTTGCAACAGATCGGCGTCAACACCATCGCCATCATGTCGAACGACCCGGCCGACTACCCGGAAGACTCCTTCGACAACATGAAAAAAGCCGCGCAGGAATTCGACTTCCCGTTTCCCTATGTGTGGGATGAAACCCAGGAAGTAGCGAAAGCCTATGGCGCCGTATGCACGCCGGACTTCTTCGGCTTCAACGCCGATCTGGAACTACAGTACCGCGGCCGGCTCGATGCTTCGCGCAAGGAAGCTGCGCCCACCGACGCCCGGCGCGACCTGTTCGAAGCGATGAGAGAAGTCGCCTTGACCGGCAAGGGGCCGGCAGAGCAAATCCCGAGCATGGGTTGCTCGATTAAATGGAAATGAGTAAACGGTGATGAGGAATGAGCACCACCCATCACTCATTCCTCATCACCCATAACCGGAACAACCATGCTCCAATCCGTCATCGATGCCGTAAGGAAGGTAGCGCAGCAAGAAATCATGCCGCGCTATCTTAAGGTCGCGCACCAGTGCAAGATCGATGGCAGCATTTTCACCGAAGCAGATATCGCCGCACAAACCGCTCTGGTTGCGGCACTCAAGCAGATCCTCGATTACCCGGTGCTGGGCGAGGAAATGTTGCCGGAGCAGCAGGAAGCATTGTGGCGTGCCGGAGAAGATGGCCTTTGGTGCATCGACCCGATCGACGGCACCTCCAATTTCTTCAACGGCTTGCCTTTTTTCGCGGTTTCCGTTGCCCTGATGCGGGACGGACAGAGCGTACTGGGCGTGGTCTACGACCCGGTGGCAGATGAAATGTTCTGGGCGGAGCGGGGCAAGGGCGCCTACCTCAATGGCGAACCGATGCCGCTCAAGGAATGCGCGCCCGAATTCCACCGGGCCATGGCAGCGATCGACTTTAAGCGCCTCAAGCCAAGTCTGGCGCAGAAACTGGTGGCATCGCCTCCATTCGCCTCGCAACGCAACTTCGGCGCCAGCACGCTTGACTGGTGCTACGTGGCGGCAGGGCGTTTCAACCTTTACCTGCACGGCGGACAAAAACTTTGGGACTACGCTGCCGGCTCGCTGATCCTGGCAGAGGCGGGCGGCTCCATGTGCACCCTGACCGAGGACGATTTCGGCGCCGGCAATCCTTGGCAGCGTTCAGTCATCGCTGCGCTGAACCCTGATTTATTTGACGCATGGAAAGCCTGGATCAGGGAAAGGCAATGAGCGCTGACGACTGAAATGACGGCTTTTACAAGGTCTTATATCTTTTATCTATAAAAATAATTCTTGGGACAATAAAAATCTGCTATTGCCCTTAGCCCGGCTCGTGAGTAATAATCATAGGTTTGAATAGCCCCTAGCAGAAAAAGGAAACAGAGAATGGCAACTCGTAAAGAACTCGCGAACGCGATCCGCGTCCTTTCCATGGACGCTGTACAGAAAGCCAATTCCGGCCACCCGGGTGCTCCCATGGGCATGGCGGAAATTGCCGAAGTGGTGTGGAACCATCACCTGCGCCACAATCCGGCCAACCCCAAGTGGTTTGATCGCGACCGTTTCGTGCAGTCCAACGGCCATGGCTCGATGTTGATTTATTCCCTGCTACACCTGACTGGCTACGATCTGCCGATGGAAGAAATCAAAAAATTCCGTCAGATGCACTCCAAGACCCCGGGTCACCCTGAGTACGGCTATACCGTCGGCGTAGAAACCACTACGGGCCCGCTCGGCCAAGGCATCACCAACGCTGTCGGCATGGCGATGGCAGAAAAACTGCTGGCTGCCGAATTCAACAAGCCCGGCCATGAAATCGTCAATCACCACACCTACACCTTCCTCGGCGATGGCTGCATGATGGAAGGCATTTCCCATGAAGCCTGTGCGCTGGCCGGCACTTGGGGTCTGGGCAAACTGATGGCCTTCTGGGACGACAACGGCATTTCCATCGACGGCCACATCGAAGGCTGGTACACCGATGACACCGCCAAGCGCTTCGAAGCTTACGGCTGGCATGTAGTTCCTAATGTGGACGGTCATGACCCGGTGGCAATCGACGCCGCAGTGCAAGCTTGCAAGGCAGTGACCGACAAGCCTTCCCTGATCTGCTGCAAAACCATCATCGGCAAGGGCTCCCCAAATAAGGAAGGCACGCACGACGTGCACGGAGCCGCCCTGGGCGATGCCGAAATCGCCGCCACCCGTGCCAACCTGGGCTGGACCCATGGTCCTTTCGAGATTCCCAAAGACATTTACGAAGGCTGGGATTGCCGCACCAAGGGCCAGGGACTGGAAACCCTGTGGAACAACAAGTTCGCAGAATACACCGCCGCTTTCCCTAAAGAAGCTGCTGAATTCAAGCGCCGCATGGTTGGAGATCTGTCTGCTGACTGGAAAAAACACGCTGCCGACTTCATCGCCAAGACCAACGAAAAAGCCGAGACCATTGCCACTCGCAAAGCCTCGCAGAACTGCATCAACGGCTTGGCTCCTGCACTGCCCGAATTCCTCGGCGGTTCTGCCGACCTGACCGGCTCCAACCTGACCAACTGGACAGGCTGCCACCATGTCAAGGGCAAGAGTGTTGGCAACTACATCAGCTACGGCGTGCGCGAATTCGG
Proteins encoded:
- the tkt gene encoding transketolase, translated to MATRKELANAIRVLSMDAVQKANSGHPGAPMGMAEIAEVVWNHHLRHNPANPKWFDRDRFVQSNGHGSMLIYSLLHLTGYDLPMEEIKKFRQMHSKTPGHPEYGYTVGVETTTGPLGQGITNAVGMAMAEKLLAAEFNKPGHEIVNHHTYTFLGDGCMMEGISHEACALAGTWGLGKLMAFWDDNGISIDGHIEGWYTDDTAKRFEAYGWHVVPNVDGHDPVAIDAAVQACKAVTDKPSLICCKTIIGKGSPNKEGTHDVHGAALGDAEIAATRANLGWTHGPFEIPKDIYEGWDCRTKGQGLETLWNNKFAEYTAAFPKEAAEFKRRMVGDLSADWKKHAADFIAKTNEKAETIATRKASQNCINGLAPALPEFLGGSADLTGSNLTNWTGCHHVKGKSVGNYISYGVREFGMSHIMNGMALHGGLLPFGGTFLMFSEYARNALRMSALMKQRVIYVYTHDSIGLGEDGPTHQPVEQIATLRMIPNMDVWRPCDTVESAVSWVAAVDKKTGPSCLIFSRQNLNFQKRSDAQIAEITKGGYVLADAANAKMVLIATGSEVQLAMDAKKVLDEQGIPTRVVSIPCTNVFDRQDQAYKDSVLLPTVHKVAIEAGVTDGWYKYVGLRGAVVGMHTFGESAPAPELFKHFGFTVENVVNTAKGIL
- a CDS encoding 16S rRNA (uracil(1498)-N(3))-methyltransferase; protein product: MTTPRFYCPEILAQSAMAELPEQAAHHAARVLRLQTGDRLSVFNGCGGEGEARITEIGKRNVTVEIEGWHTVERESPLKVQLAQAISAGEKMDFTLQKAVELGIGNIQPLASERSVVRLSGERAEKRVVHWQGVVIAACEQSGRNQVPEVAPIRPLLDWLGQQDGPGLRLMLSPVGEVGLRDLPKPTGNVTLLIGPEGGLSPSEAEMAQRYGFTPVRLGARVLRTETAALAALAAMQTLWGDF
- a CDS encoding thioredoxin family protein, which produces MVSLQTPVCDFGWKALDFDLPGVDGKRYNLASARGPKGLLVMFICNHCPYVQAIRDRLVRDCRELQQIGVNTIAIMSNDPADYPEDSFDNMKKAAQEFDFPFPYVWDETQEVAKAYGAVCTPDFFGFNADLELQYRGRLDASRKEAAPTDARRDLFEAMREVALTGKGPAEQIPSMGCSIKWK
- a CDS encoding inositol monophosphatase family protein, which translates into the protein MLQSVIDAVRKVAQQEIMPRYLKVAHQCKIDGSIFTEADIAAQTALVAALKQILDYPVLGEEMLPEQQEALWRAGEDGLWCIDPIDGTSNFFNGLPFFAVSVALMRDGQSVLGVVYDPVADEMFWAERGKGAYLNGEPMPLKECAPEFHRAMAAIDFKRLKPSLAQKLVASPPFASQRNFGASTLDWCYVAAGRFNLYLHGGQKLWDYAAGSLILAEAGGSMCTLTEDDFGAGNPWQRSVIAALNPDLFDAWKAWIRERQ